The proteins below come from a single Lodderomyces elongisporus chromosome 3, complete sequence genomic window:
- the PCD1 gene encoding 8-oxo-dGTP diphosphatase, with the protein MIRATPKRLLTTRIPKQYKEFKYPNYNIKHNLPRLPHRQSNITGATFPSTFSNNNNNNKNKTQIQTMVSTEAQLDKLRNYTAPTYYSSSARTNEGQNTTVSVWHRVPVSRRSAVFILLFLGKKGELRVLLTKRSSKLRNFPGHVALPGGKADDASESEWQVSRREMHEEIGLSSDDESLAKLGITIEHLTLLPSYLSRTFSCVRPCVGFMKFDNNNNSSNQDETDIENTIALKLNLALNPGESSSIFSCPLRDFLYPTIDEKPMESIERVSYKVKWGGIPWDLRSYMFLQNNENEIDWLKDIKDLSQSEEDDILGSELDSEDKESVTPPSFRSRASSPKRGDSNTQVVVKKSSREPSTKQNLSSWGRLGSRKLEDTNEKVYDVWGLTANILHDLSRLIYDDRSSNKRMIVGEEDMIYALYEYGNMMQQKERSEMERKMIHSTSVDDSQNGFCEILPKEVFDRLVNIYKL; encoded by the coding sequence ATGATAAGAGCCACACCCAAAAGACTACTCACAACCAGAATACCTAAACAGTACAAAGAATTCAAGTACCCAAATTACAACATCAAACACAACCTCCCTCGACTTCCCCACAGACAACTGAACATCACTGGTGCTACATTTCCCTCCACTtttagcaacaacaacaacaacaacaaaaataagACCCAGATTCAAACTATGGTATCAACAGAAGCACAGCTCGACAAGTTACGCAACTACACAGCGCCAACCTACTACTCTTCGTCTGCTCGCACCAATGAAGGACAAAACACTACAGTTTCTGTCTGGCACCGTGTACCCGTCTCACGTCGATCAGCAGTATTCATTCTCCTCTTTCTAGGCAAAAAGGGCGAATTACGAGTCCTCCTCACAAAGAGATCATCAAAACTACGCAACTTTCCAGGCCATGTAGCATTGCCTGGAGGTAAGGCAGATGATGCACTGGAGTCAGAATGGCAAGTGAGTCGAAGAGAAATGCACGAGGAGATTGGCCTTTCCTCAGATGACGAAAGTTTGGCGAAATTAGGCATAACAATTGAGCATTTGACATTGTTGCCAAGCTATTTATCACGAACATTCTCTTGTGTTCGACCATGTGTTGGCTTTATGAAAttcgacaacaacaacaatagctCCAACCAGGACGAAACAGATATTGAAAACACAATAGCATTGAAGTTGAACTTGGCGTTAAACCCTGGAGAGAGCTCATCGATATTTTCGTGTCCATTGCGAGATTTTCTATACCCAACAATAGACGAAAAACCCATGGAATCAATTGAGAGAGTCTCATACAAGGTGAAATGGGGAGGTATTCCATGGGACTTGAGGTCCTATatgtttttgcaaaataatgaaaatgaaatcgATTGGCTAAAGGATATCAAGGACTTATCGCAACTGGAGGAAGATGATATATTAGGCTCAGAGTTGGACTCCGAGGATAAGGAAAGCGTTACACCTCCATCATTTAGATCGAGAGCATCGAGTCCAAAACGAGGTGACTCAAATACACAAGTTGTTGTTAAGAAGCTGAGTCGAGAACCTTCAACTAAACAAAACCTTTCTTCTTGGGGGAGATTGGGTTCAAGGAAACTTGAAGacacaaatgaaaaagtatACGACGTATGGGGATTAACAGCAAACATCTTGCATGACCTCAGCAGACTCATCTACGATGATAGGCTGAGCAACAAACGAATGATTGTTGGAGAGGAGGATATGATCTATGCACTCTATGAATACGGAAACATGATGCAgcagaaagagagaagcgAGATGGAACGCAAGATGATCCACCTGACAAGTGTCGATGATTCTCAAAACGGGTTCTGCGAAATCTTACCAAAGGAGGTGTTTGATAGATTagttaatatatataaattgtaa
- the RRP3 gene encoding ribosomal RNA processing protein, protein MSSKGIQKKTKAVDATKKLAEKIKKQALKQKALASASSAASTKESLPVSETISISTSETPVSDVSELSNKEDLSTKKDQSSASSSSSTSSSSSPPSVQSFTEFDLVPELLESIQSLKYTQPTPIQAAAIPHALQGKDIVGIAETGSGKTAAFAIPILQTLYTAAQPYYALVLAPTRELAFQIKETFDALGSSMGLRSVCIIGGMSMMEQARDLMRKPHVIIATPGRLIDHLEHTKGFSLKKLQYLVMDEVDRMIDLDYAKAIDQILKQIPSHQRITYLYTATMSREIEKFKRSLNSPVQVEIVKSEKVPDKLKQTMCLTSPNTKDTRLIQIVNSDSMKRVIIFTRTVVHTRRCCLMLLNLGFKCVELHGQMPQSRRLGAINKFKAGTPILVATDVAARGLDIPAVDLVINYDIPDPTSYIHRVGRTARAGKAGKAISLVTQYDLESYLRIENTLGTKLPKEDLPLDEMQGLQVSVDRALSKAIQMLRNEENDNKSRHRGRSNNK, encoded by the coding sequence ATGTCTTCAAAAGGaattcaaaagaaaaccaaagCCGTTGATGCGACAAAGAAACTTGCCGAAAAGATCAAGAAGCAAgcattgaaacaaaaagcatTAGCCTCGGCTTCTTCAGCTGCCTCTACAAAGGAGTCTTTACCTGTTTCTGAAACCATCAGCATTTCTACAAGTGAGACACCCGTCTCAGATGTGTCAGAATTATCGAATAAAGAGGATCTTTCTACTAAAAAAGATCAATCttcagcatcatcatcatcatcaacatcatcgtcgtcatcaCCACCGTCTGTCCAATCTTTTACAGAGTTTGATCTTGTGCCAGAGCTTTTGGAATCCATCCAATCTCTTAAATATACTCAACCCACCCCAATTCAAGCAGCGGCCATTCCTCATGCACTTCAGGGAAAAGACATTGTTGGTATTGCCGAGACAGGGTCTGGTAAAACTGCCGCTTTTGCCATTCCTATACTTCAAACATTGTATACTGCTGCCCAGCCATATTATGCATTGGTTTTGGCTCCTACAAGAGAATTGGCATTTCAAATCAAGGAGACATTTGACGCCTTGGGTTCATCGATGGGTTTAAGAAGTGTTTGTATTATTGGTGGTATGAGCATGATGGAACAAGCAAGGGATTTGATGAGAAAACCACATGTAATCATTGCCACTCCCGGTAGATTGATCGATCATTTGGAGCATACAAAGGGGTTCTCgttgaagaaattgcaaTATCTAGTCATGGATGAGGTTGATCGAATGATTGACCTTGATTATGCTAAGGCTATTGATCAGATTTTGAAACAGATTCCTAGTCACCAGAGGATCACTTATTTATATACTGCAACAATGTCGCGAgaaattgagaaatttAAGCGAAGCTTGAATAGCCCCGTACAAGTGGAAATTGTTAAGCTGGAAAAAGTTCCTGATAAATTGAAACAGACAATGTGCTTAACCAGTCCCAATACCAAAGACACGAGACTTATCCAGATTGTGAATCTGGATTCAATGAAGCGTGTGATTATATTCACAAGAACTGTGGTGCATACACGAAGATGTTGTTTAATGTTGCTCAACTTGGGCTTTAAATGTGTTGAGTTACATGGTCAAATGCCACAGAGTCGTCGATTAGGTGCGATAAACAAATTTAAAGCAGGAACTCCGATTTTGGTGGCAACGGATGTTGCAGCAAGAGGATTAGATATTCCTGCTGTTGATCTTGTGATTAATTACGATATTCCTGACCCAACACTGTACATCCATCGAGTTGGAAGAACAGCAAGAGCAGGTAAAGCAGGTAAGGCTATTTCATTGGTGACACAATATGATCTAGAGTCCTACTTGAGGATTGAGAATACTTTAGGTACGAAATTACCCAAGGAGGATCTTCCCTTGGATGAAATGCAAGGCTTGCAAGTATCGGTTGACCGTGCGCTTTCCAAAGCTATACAAATGCTCAGGAATGAGGAAAACGATAATAAACTGAGGCATAGAGGAagaagcaacaacaaataa
- the SSF1 gene encoding rRNA-binding ribosome biosynthesis protein (BUSCO:EOG09263NE7): MAKRRTKRRTHKKVSEEDLSKIPKSMVLHLGAALKNHSLSQLVNDFRNTMQPYTAINLRERKSNKLKDFIVMCGPLGVSDIFIFNQSATGNITLRMGKLPRGPTLQFRVNTYSLCKDVRRILKHPKSVGKDSLEFHQPPLLVLNGFTAVNEAESHEKLLITMFQNMFPPIQPQITKVNTIKRVLLITKDKKTGEIELRHYAINTKLVEESRNVKKLIQSHHNLKKKLPKMTNAQDVSDLILDPYAVGGLTSDSEVEDDAVVEVQHEELVKKDAKKPEETGTNSVTTERKKRAIKLIELGPRINMSLMKIEEGLVGSSKTLYHAAVTKTQRDMDELDAKHRQKEKLKAERRSKQQAAVQAKLDAKKAKKAKKARFADDDEVKGEANGEEEEEEEGEEEEEENADEDMPELKAEDYENDSDLYSDVEV, encoded by the coding sequence ATGgctaaaagaagaacaaaaagaagaactcATAAAAAAGTTTCGGAAGAGGATCTTTCCAAGATCCCCAAATCTATGGTGCTCCATCTCGGAGCAGCTTTGAAAAACCACTCATTATCGCAATTGGTTAATGATTTCCGTAATACCATGCAGCCATACACTGCAATCAACTTGCGTGAACGAAAATCCAATAAACTCAAAGATTTCATTGTCATGTGTGGACCCTTGGGTGTTTCTGATATCTTTATATTCAATCAATCTGCCACGGGAAATATCACGTTGCGAATGGGTAAATTACCTCGTGGTCCAACATTACAATTTCGTGTCAATACGTATTCTCTTTGCAAAGATGTACGAAGAATCCTTAAGCATCCCAAATCCGTTGGTAAGGATAGCTTGGAGTTTCACCAGCCTCCGTTGTTGGTGCTTAATGGTTTTACTGCAGTGAACGAAGCTGAGTCACACGAGAAATTGCTCATCACAATGTTTCAAAACATGTTTCCACCAATCCAGCCGCAAATCACTAAGGTGAATACAATCAAAAGAGTCTTGTTGATTACTAAGGATAAGAAAACTGGAGAAATTGAACTTAGGCATTATGCAATCAACACTAAATTAGTTGAGGAAAGCAGAAATGTTAAGAAATTAATTCAATCTCATcataatttgaaaaagaaattgccCAAAATGACAAACGCTCAGGATGTATCGGATTTGATCTTGGACCCATATGCCGTTGGTGGATTGACATCGGACAGTGaggttgaagatgatgcaGTTGTCGAGGTGCAACACGAAGAATTGGTCAAGAAAGATGCAAAAAAACCAGAAGAAACCGGAACTAACTCAGTCACCAccgagagaaaaaagagggcAATCAAGTTGATTGAGCTTGGACCGCGTATCAACATGAGCTTGATGAAGATTGAAGAAGGATTGGTTGGTTCTTCCAAGACTCTTTACCATGCAGCAGTGACAAAAACACAACGTGATATGGATGAGTTGGATGCTAAGCATAGACAAAAGGAGAAGTTGAAagcagaaagaagaagcaaacaACAGGCTGCCGTACAAGCGAAATTGGATGCCAAAAAGGCTAAAAAGGCAAAGAAAGCAAGATTtgctgatgatgacgaggTTAAAGGAGAAGCTAacggagaagaagaagaagaagaagagggagaagaagaggaagaagaaaatgcaGACGAGGATATGCCAGAGTTGAAAGCAGAGGACTATGAAAATGATAGTGATTTGTATAGTGACGTTGAAGTATAA